Sequence from the Rhodanobacter sp. genome:
CGCATAGCGGCCCTCGGCGGTTTCCAGCACGCAGTCGGGCAACTGGATTTCGTTGCCGCGGATCAGCCGGCACAGGCTGTTGCGCAGGCTGTCGGTGATGGCCGGGGTGTTGGCCTGGGCGACGGCGGTGTCGATGGCCGCTATCAGCTGGCGACAGCCGGGGAATTCGGTGGTGAGCATGGCGTTCTCGAAAAGCTGGCCGGGTAGACCGATTCTACCGCGGCCGGCGGATCAGAGTTTTTCGAGGAAGCCGCCGATGGCGCGGCTGTAGTTCTCGATGTCGACCAGGAAGGCGTCGTGGCCCTGCGGCGAGTCCAGCGCCACGAAGTCCACGCTGGCACCGGCGGCGCGCAGGCCGTCGGCGATCTGCTCCTGCTGTTCCAGCGGGAACAGGATGTCGGTGCTGACGCCGATCACCAGCGCGCGTTCGACGCGGATGCGCTTGAGGCCTTCCATCACGCTGCCGCCGCCGTATTCGGCGGTGTCGAACCAGTCGCTGGCGCGCGAGAGGTAGAGGTAGCTGTTGGGGTCGAAGCTGCGCACGAAGCGGCGGGCGTGGCCTTCCAGGTAGGACTCCACCTGGAATTCGAAGCCGAAGGGTTGTTCCTCGCGCTGCTCAGAGTCGAGGCGGATGCGCGCGAAGCGGCCGTTCCATTCCATCGCCGAGCGGTAGGTGATGACGCCCAGCTTGCGCGCGATGCTCATGCCCATGTCGGGGTAGCGCGTGCCGTCGGCGTGGATGTCGTAGTGGCCGCCGGCCCATTGCGGATCGAGCCGGATCGCCTCGCGCTGCAGCGAGCGGATGGCGATGGCGAACGGCTGCGCCTGCGGCGCGGTGTCCACGCTGACGTGGGTGCGCACCGTGCCGGGGTGCAGCAGCATGTAGGCCAGCGCGGCCATGCCGCCCATCGAGCAGCCGACCAGGCAGGCGAGGCGTTCGATGCCGAGCCCGCGCACCACTTCGTGCGCCGCGTTGGCCACGTCTTCCAGCGACAGTTCGGGGAAGTCCAGCCGGTACGCTTCGCCGGTGGCGGGGTTGGTGGAGGCGGGGCAGGTGGAACCTTTGTCGCTGCCCAGCGAGTTCACGCAGATCACGAACCAGCGTTCGGTGTCGATGGCCTTGCCGGCGCCGGCCATGTCTTCCCACCAGCCCGGCGCCGGGTCTTCCGCGCTGGACATCATGTGCGCGCTGGGCGAGAGCCCGGTGAGCACGAGGATGGCGTTGTCGCGCGCGGCGTTGAGCGTGCCCCAGGTCTCATAGGCCACCTGCGCGCCGTGCAGCGCGCCGCCGCGCTTCATGGCGAACGGCGAGGGCAGCGTGCAGTAGCGGCGGGCATCGGCCATCTCAGCGGACCTTGTCGATGGTGAGGACGATGGGCGCCTTGCGGCTCGTGTCCACGATGCCGGCGCTGCCTTCGAGGTCGCCGGGCTCGGCGACGGGCTGGCCGCTGTGGCTGATGCGTGCCTGCACCACCACACGCGCCACCGAGGAAAGCTT
This genomic interval carries:
- a CDS encoding homoserine O-acetyltransferase; the encoded protein is MADARRYCTLPSPFAMKRGGALHGAQVAYETWGTLNAARDNAILVLTGLSPSAHMMSSAEDPAPGWWEDMAGAGKAIDTERWFVICVNSLGSDKGSTCPASTNPATGEAYRLDFPELSLEDVANAAHEVVRGLGIERLACLVGCSMGGMAALAYMLLHPGTVRTHVSVDTAPQAQPFAIAIRSLQREAIRLDPQWAGGHYDIHADGTRYPDMGMSIARKLGVITYRSAMEWNGRFARIRLDSEQREEQPFGFEFQVESYLEGHARRFVRSFDPNSYLYLSRASDWFDTAEYGGGSVMEGLKRIRVERALVIGVSTDILFPLEQQEQIADGLRAAGASVDFVALDSPQGHDAFLVDIENYSRAIGGFLEKL